A portion of the Sphingobacterium spiritivorum genome contains these proteins:
- a CDS encoding HmuY family protein yields the protein MMKYLNMLNPKIQMEDKNLIMNELYPLHWFRKIGFGLLGVLFILSSSSCSKNEDDPRPSLEDGKSTVIYDLPGDTEASMAGNVDGKEKRDFYTFLYRFRDKRQIWIKTKADSLQWLKFKDWDLAFTGPYNSEIYVNNATYEYNPGFGGQASNTAVVLVDQAYENVTAAPEDATFNKSEVNKIGWASSQGSYGWFRYSLDTHIMQALPNRTYIVRLPDGKYAKLQLINAYKGNPPAVTNLNWPAPYYTFRYFVQQDGSKNLTTR from the coding sequence ATGATGAAGTATCTGAATATGCTAAACCCCAAAATACAAATGGAAGATAAAAATCTTATTATGAATGAATTGTACCCATTACACTGGTTCAGAAAGATAGGCTTTGGATTGTTAGGCGTCCTTTTCATCCTCAGCAGCAGTTCATGCAGCAAAAATGAAGATGATCCCCGCCCCTCATTAGAAGATGGTAAAAGTACGGTTATCTATGATTTGCCGGGAGATACTGAGGCCTCAATGGCAGGTAATGTAGATGGCAAGGAGAAAAGAGACTTCTATACTTTCCTTTATAGATTTCGTGACAAACGGCAGATCTGGATCAAAACAAAGGCAGACTCCCTTCAATGGCTTAAATTCAAAGATTGGGACCTTGCATTTACAGGTCCATACAATTCAGAAATATATGTTAATAATGCCACTTACGAATACAATCCGGGATTCGGAGGACAGGCGTCCAATACAGCTGTTGTTCTGGTTGACCAGGCTTATGAAAATGTAACTGCAGCTCCCGAAGATGCAACATTTAACAAAAGTGAAGTAAACAAAATCGGATGGGCATCCTCACAGGGATCTTATGGTTGGTTTCGCTACAGTCTGGATACCCATATCATGCAGGCTTTGCCCAACCGTACGTATATTGTTCGCCTTCCTGATGGAAAATATGCTAAACTTCAGCTCATTAATGCATATAAAGGTAATCCTCCGGCAGTCACTAACCTCAACTGGCCGGCACCCTACTATACATTTCGTTATTTTGTTCAGCAAGACGGAAGTAAAAACCTGACTACCAGATAA